One segment of Coffea arabica cultivar ET-39 chromosome 7c, Coffea Arabica ET-39 HiFi, whole genome shotgun sequence DNA contains the following:
- the LOC140010487 gene encoding probable inactive receptor kinase At1g48480: MAAKFTCIRVITAAILLILLPATTFSDLSSDRAALLALRSALGGRSALWNVSEPNICLWAGVTCSSNHSTVIELHLPAVGLSGSVPPNTVSNLTNLQTLSMRFNSLSGPLPSDLSRLSDLRNLYLQHNFFSGPIPGSLSSLANLVRLNLADNNFSGPIPTSFENLTRLATLYLEKNNLSGPIPDLNLPGLVQFNVSNNQLTGPIPKGIAEKNPKSAFEGNPLCGQPLNDLCDNGVGHSTKKKGKSLSGGAIAGIVIGCVVGLLLIVLILLFLCRKRREKGGVRSKVEGGTKQSDVEMAREKPGEGVEKDGVGGGFAAMSAKMKEKEKGEGNIAGGKSLVFFGKVGRGFDLEDLLKASAEVLGKGTFGTAYKAALETGITVAVKRLRDVSVSEKEFREKIEVIGKMNHVNLVPLLAYYYSRDEKLLVYDYLPMGSLSALLHGNKGAGRTPLNWETRAAIALGAARGITFLHSQGPSISHGNIKSSNILLTTTYEARVSDFGLAQLVSPNPTPNRVAGYRAPEVTDPRKISQKADVYSFGVLLLELLTGKAPTHSLMNEEGVDLPRWVQSVVREEWTAEVFDLELLRYQSVEEDMVQLLQLAVDCTAQYPDKRPSMVEVSSRIEEIHRSSLQDPAADIIDETEEKQA; encoded by the exons ATGGCTGCTAAATTTACTTGCATCAGAGTTATCACCGCCGCCATTCTCTTGATTCTCCTCCCGGCGACTACTTTCTCCGACCTTTCTTCCGATCGGGCAGCTCTTTTAGCCCTCCGCTCCGCCTTGGGCGGTCGCTCAGCTTTATGGAATGTCTCAGAACCCAATATTTGTTTGTGGGCCGGGGTTACTTGCTCCTCCAACCACTCCACCGTTATCGAGCTCCATCTCCCCGCTGTGGGACTCTCCGGCTCCGTTCCACCCAACACAGTCTCCAATCTCACCAATTTACAAACGCTAAGCATGCGTTTCAACTCTTTATCCGGTCCTCTGCCTTCTGATCTCAGCAGACTATCTGATCTTCGGAACCTTTATCTTCAGCACAATTTCTTTAGTGGGCCGATTCCTGGTTCTCTCTCCTCTCTAGCTAATCTTGTTCGGTTAAATCTTGCTGACAACAACTTTTCAGGGCCTATTCCGacttcttttgaaaatttgactcGTTTGGCGACTCTTTACCTGGAAAAAAATAATCTTTCTGGGCCAATTCCTGATTTGAATTTGCCTGGTTTAGTTCAGTTTAATGTGTCTAACAATCAGTTAACTGGTCCTATACCAAAAGGGATTGCGGAAAAGAATCCCAAGAGTGCATTTGAGGGGAATCCGCTTTGCGGGCAGCCCCTGAATGATCTTTGTGATAATGGGGTAGGACATTCGActaagaagaaagggaaaagtttATCAGGGGGTGCAATTGCTGGGATTGTGATCGGTTGTGTGGTTGGACTGTTGCTAAttgttttgatcttgttgttTTTGTGTAGAAAGAGGCGTGAAAAAGGTGGGGTTCGATCCAAGGTTGAAGGTGGGACGAAGCAGAGTGACGTTGAGATGGCGCGCGAAAAACCAGGAGAGGGTGTAGAGAAAGATGGAGTGGGAGGTGGATTCGCGGCGATGAGTGCCAAAAtgaaggagaaggagaagggGGAGGGGAATATAGCTGGAGGGAAGAGCTTGGTGTTCTTTGGGAAAGTTGGGAGGGGATTTGATTTGGAGGATTTATTAAAGGCATCTGCTGAGGTTTTGGGGAAGGGAACATTTGGGACGGCATATAAGGCAGCGTTAGAGACAGGGATTACAGTGGCTGTGAAGAGGTTGAGGGATGTGAGTGTGAGTGAGAAGGAATTCAGGGAGAAGATCGAGGTAATAGGGAAGATGAATCATGTAAATTTGGTGCCTTTGCTGGCTTATTACTATAGCAGGGATGAGAAGCTTCTTGTTTATGATTACTTGCCAATGGGAAGCTTGTCTGCACTTTTACATG GCAATAAAGGAGCTGGTAGAACACCATTAAACTGGGAAACAAGGGCCGCCATTGCTCTTGGAGCTGCCCGAGGGATCACATTCCTCCATTCTCAGGGCCCATCAATTTCACATGGCAACATCAAGTCTTCAAATATCCTCCTCACCACTACCTATGAAGCTCGTGTTTCAGATTTTGGCCTTGCTCAGCTTGTTAGTCCCAACCCTACCCCTAATCGTGTTGCTGGCTACCGGGCACCGGAAGTTACAGATCCTCGTAAAATCTCTCAGAAGGCAGATGTCTATAGTTTTGGTGTATTGCTATTGGAACTTCTGACCGGTAAGGCTCCAACTCATTCACTAATGAATGAGGAGGGCGTTGACCTCCCAAGATGGGTACAATCTGTTGTTCGAGAAGAATGGACAGCTGAAGTCTTTGATCTTGAACTCCTAAGATATCAAAGTGTTGAGGAGGATATGGTGCAGCTCTTGCAACTTGCAGTTGACTGCACCGCTCAGTATCCTGATAAACGCCCTTCAATGGTAGAAGTCAGTAGTCGAATTGAGGAAATTCACCGTTCTAGCTTACAGGATCCAGCAGCCGACATTATCGACGAAACAGAAGAGAAGCAAGcatag